A single Actinomadura algeriensis DNA region contains:
- a CDS encoding LacI family DNA-binding transcriptional regulator, translating into MPATSRPTSKDVAQEAGVSQSTVSLVMGGKWTGRVSPATARSVHAAAERLGYRPNPAARNLRLGTTRTVLLMVPTLTAPFFGPVYTGAARVATGHGFGVVVSTWPDDAGTAGGSAEGPFTAPHETIDGILASSLEAAALGEFAGTPAVMLDSGPHGDVPTVDFGVADGMRAIARHLASLGHRRFGHVAAGVDQWTFHARAQALEEVVRDVPGGALLREACEIDVGSAKEAAWRLLARSERPTALVCDDDLIAAGAYKAARARGLAIPDDLSVTGFDDVLLATALEPELTTVRLPAEEMGAQGMTALLELLGGTRPEPRVLPGRLVVRGSTAPPHQG; encoded by the coding sequence GTGCCGGCGACCAGCCGTCCCACCAGTAAGGACGTGGCTCAGGAGGCCGGCGTTTCCCAGTCCACGGTGTCGCTCGTGATGGGCGGCAAGTGGACGGGCCGCGTCTCCCCCGCCACCGCGCGCAGCGTCCACGCGGCCGCCGAACGCCTCGGGTACCGTCCGAACCCGGCCGCGCGGAACCTGCGGCTCGGCACGACCCGCACCGTCCTGCTCATGGTGCCGACGCTGACCGCGCCGTTCTTCGGGCCCGTCTACACGGGCGCGGCACGGGTCGCGACCGGCCACGGGTTCGGGGTCGTGGTGTCGACCTGGCCGGACGACGCGGGGACGGCCGGAGGCTCGGCCGAGGGCCCGTTCACCGCGCCGCACGAGACGATCGACGGCATCCTGGCCTCGTCCCTCGAGGCCGCGGCCCTCGGGGAGTTCGCGGGCACCCCGGCGGTGATGCTCGACAGCGGCCCGCACGGGGACGTTCCGACGGTCGACTTCGGGGTCGCGGACGGCATGCGCGCGATCGCGCGGCACCTGGCGTCGCTCGGCCACCGCCGGTTCGGGCACGTGGCGGCGGGCGTCGACCAGTGGACGTTCCACGCGCGCGCGCAGGCCCTCGAAGAGGTCGTACGGGACGTGCCGGGGGGCGCGCTGCTGCGGGAGGCGTGCGAGATCGACGTCGGGTCGGCGAAGGAGGCGGCGTGGCGGCTGCTGGCCCGGTCCGAACGCCCGACCGCGCTGGTGTGCGACGACGACCTCATCGCGGCGGGCGCGTACAAGGCGGCGCGGGCGCGCGGGCTGGCGATCCCGGACGACCTGTCGGTGACGGGGTTCGACGACGTGCTGCTCGCGACCGCGCTGGAGCCGGAGCTGACGACCGTCCGGCTGCCCGCGGAGGAGATGGGCGCGCAGGGGATGACGGCGCTGCTGGAGCTGCTCGGCGGGACACGCCCGGAACCGCGCGTGCTGCCGGGGCGGCTGGTCGTCCGCGGCTCCACCGCCCCGCCTCACCAGGGATGA